TATCATACGAAGGACAAATCCCCTTCGTATCGCCATTTGTCCCATCTCTCAAAAAAAAAGGATGCTGCCCATCTCGAACAATATCATTTACAGCCTCCGATGCATACCATGCAAGCATACAAAGCATGGAAAAGCAGGTGAATGTATGACGAAAAGATATCCAAAGCTGAAAACCGTCGGTCCCTTTCACATTTATGGTGAAGTGAAATCGATCGATTTGAGCAAAGCGAATGAGGAAGTACTGAATCGATATTCGCAAGAAACGGCGGGAACGAACGCGACGTTGAATGGGGACGAAGGGAAATCCGATGAACAACCGGAATTGACGCCGGAGATGCGAGAGCAGCTCGAGGTACTCGGCAATGAAATCATTAAGCAATGGAGTCTTCCGGTCGAACGAATCGAACTCATTCAAGGCGGACAAATGGCGCTCGTTTGGAAGGTGATGACGAACGAAGGCCCGTTTTGTTTGAAGCGGATCAACCGCCCGGAGAAGAAAGCGTTGTTTTCCATTCACGCGCAGCATTTTCTTGCCGGGAAAGGAGCGAACGTGCCGCGAATCATCAAAACAAAAGATGACGAGCTGTACGCGAAGCACGGACCGTTTCTGTTTGTCGTTTATGAATGGATTGAAGGGCGTCCGTTTGATCTGAACGTGAACGAAGAAATGGAATGGATGATGAAAGGATTGGCACACTATCATCTTGATTCCGAAGGGTACCATCCGCCGGAAGGCGTACCTGCGGCGTCGAAACTCGGACAGTGGCCGCGGCATTACATGAAACGAATCCAGCAAATGAAAGCGTGGAAGCTGATTGCCGAACAGCAGCCGGATGATCCGTTTTCAATAAAATACATGGAGACGGCCGACGATGCGGTTGCCTCCGGACGGTCGGTCCTTTCGCAGCTGCAAAATTCCCACTATCATGATTGGGTGGCTGAAAAAAGGAAAGCACCGACGCTCTGTCATCAAGATTACGGGACCGGCAACACTCTTCTTCGGAATGGTGAAGTATGGGTCATTGACCTCGACACAACGGCTTACGATTTGCCGGTTCGGGATTTGCGAAAACTTATCATCCCGATGATGACTGACGACGGCGGATGGCGGGACGATCTGTTCGATTTGATGCTCAACGCGTACGAAAGTGTCCATCCGCTGACGGATGAACAAAAGCGAGTGATGTACATCGACATGATGTTTCCGTATGAGCTCTATGACGTGATTCGTGACAAATATTCGTTAAAAAATGACGCCGCACTCACGGAGCTGGAAGAAGCCTTTGCCTTCGAGGCATTGAAAGAGGAAAAATTGAAGCGCAAGCTCACTGAGCTTTCCTGACAAAAACGAAACACGCAACAGCGTACAGAAGCGGTGTTGCGTGTTTCAATTGGATAAAATGACGCCCTTTTGGACATAAGAAAAATAACTTGACCCAAAGGGAGAGAACCGACATTGAATTGGACATTGATCCTATCGGCAAACGGAATTGCTTTAGCGATCTGTTTGTTCGGCACCATTTACAGCCTGTTTAAAGCTTCTCGTCAACGCGGCGAACACACGAGAATGTTCGCCTTTGCCCGCGAACATCGCGTGATGTTGAATCCGTATTTTCTCGCCCTTCTCTTCTTTACGATCGCAAGCGTTCTCATCATCGGATTTTTCTCTTGGTACTTTAAGCCATGAAAAAATAAGCCTGGCTGGCAGGCTTATTTTAAAATACCGATCGATTCGATAAATGCTTTCGCTTTTTCGTCCCCGTGATCGTATATCATCCGGTAAATTCTTGCCAGCGTATCCTCGTACTGATGGTTTTCCTCGTCTTGGTGGTAAGGATACGGCACATGCGCACGCCAAAAGGTGTGAAACGAGTCGTTGTCGATTTTCTCCATTAAGCGCCGCAGTTGTTCGACATCATCCTCGGTCGCCTCAATTTGAAATTCCCACTCAGAAATCGTCGGATCGCTGTGAATTTCACCGGTTTCAATTTTTATATAATACGGTCTTTGTTCCATCGGATCGCGCCCCTTTCACGTTCTAGGTTTAACCCGTCGAACGGAAAATATGTAGCGCACGCGGTTCGCGGAACTTACAAACCGAGAATGTTGAACCCGGCATCAACGTGAATGATTTCGCCGGTAATGCCCGAAGACAAATCGCTCATCAAAAACAACGCTGTATGGCCGACGTCCTCTTGAGAAATCGTTCTTCTCAACGGCGATTCTTCTTCGATTTTTTTCAAAACCGAATTGAAGTCGCCAATCCCTTTCGCCGACAATGTCCGAATCGGCCCTGCCGAAATCGCATTCACGCGAACCCCGTATTTGCCGAGATCATTGGCCAAATACTTAACGCTCGCATCCAATGCAGCTTTCGCCACGCCCATCACATTATAATTCTTCACAACGCGCTCGCCGCCGAGATACGTCATCGTTACGATGCTCGCATGCTCACTGAACAACTCTTTTTCATGAATCGCTTTCGCCACGGCTGTCAACGAATAGCTGCTAATGTTTTGCGCCAGCAAATAGCCGTCGCGGGTCGTGTTCATGTACTCACCTTTCAACTCGTCGGTTTTCGCAAAAGCGATGCAGTGGGCGAGTCCGTCGACCTTGCCGACTTCTTCCTTAATTTCGGAAAACGTGCGGTCAATGTCTTCATCGCTTGTGACATCGCACGAATAAAACAGCGAATCGTCCCGGTCAAGTTCGTCCGCCAGCGACTTTACATTTTTCTCAAAACGTTCACCTGCATAAGTGAAAATCAAACGCGCGCCTGCGTTGCTCAACGCTTGCGAGATGCCCCAGGCGATGCTTCTTTTGTTCGCTACACCCATGACGACATAGGTTCTGCCTTCCAAGGATAATTGCATATGTATAAGCCCTCCATTGCTTTTTGTACAAATTATAACAGGTTTACGGCGAAAAAGGAAAACCCGGCACGCGCGAATGCCGGGACCCTCTCAAATCAAGCGAGCAGTTCCTGCAATTGATCGACATGAATTTTCGAGCCGGACACAATGAGGCGGTCTCCCATTTCGAAAGACGTGTCGCCGTGCGGAACAATCGAATTGTTGTCCCGAAAAATCCTGACGATAATCGTATCCCCCATGTACGGGAATTCCCGCAGCTTTGTGCCCGCATAATCATGATTGTTCATTTCGATTTGGTACAATCCGTTTTCTTTTGTCGTCAAGATTTCGACGACGCTCGGCGATTCGACCATCGCCTTCAAAATCGCTTTCGTCGAAAACAATGATGAAAATACCTCGATGCCTTGATTCCGCAACGTACCGCTCAGCTCCGTCGATTCGACTCTCGCGATGACCCTGCCGGCGACGAGTTCTTTCGCTCGCTCGGCCATGAGCGTATTGTTCGCGTCGTTGTTTGTCGATGCGACAAAAATATCGGCATCAAACGCACCCGCTTGCTCCAAAGCGTCGGGATCGTAGGACGGAAGTTCCTGAATCGTGAACGACGACTCGCCGTTTCTCGCGCCGCTCCATTGATCTTTACGGCAATGATAAACCGTCGTATCGAAATGGTCGTTGTCGAGTTCCAGCGTTAACGGCAAAGTGACAGGATTCGCGCCGATGAACACGACTTTTGTTTTTTTCGGCATGATTTCGGATTCGGGAAACAACTTCTTGAACACGATCGGACCAATGATGCAACTGATCACGGCGACGAGAATGACAGCCGAAGCAAGATCATTGCTGACGATTTTCAAATCTTGTCCAACCCTTACCGCAGCAATCACGAGCGTCAGTTTTGCGGCGACCAGAAAGCCGATGCTGTATGCGGTTTTCCAACCGTACCATTTTTTCAAAATCAAGGCCGGCAAAATTTTTGCGGCGAAAAAGGCGACTAACAGCATGGGCATCAAAAGAAGCACCTTGTCGCTGGAAAACAGTGACCATAAATCGAGTTTCACCCCGACCATCACGAAAAAAATCGGAATCAAAAATCCATAGCCGAACGAGTCGAGCCGCTGGACCATCGCCGGGTTTGGAGACAACAGCGAGACGAGTGCACCGGCCAAAAACGACCCGAGAATAATCTCCACGCCGAGCGAATTAGACAGCGCGACCAACACGATAATCAAGGCGAATACCGCTCTCGTATCAAGATGAATCGTTCCTTTGGTCATCGTCTCCAAGAAAGACTGGTGTCGAAAATATTTTCCGATAAAATAAAGCAGGACCCCGGCGGCGAACAAAATGAGCAAAAACCACGTTTCCCCGCTTTTCGCAGAGAAAAACGAGACAAACACGGCAAGCAGGATCATCGTCATTAAATCGCCGAGGACCGTAATCAACAAGATGAGCTGGCCGATGCCCGTTTTGACGATACCCATGTCTTTAATCGTCGGAACAACGATTCCGAGGGAGATCGTCGCGATAATAAGTGTCATTAAGTAAACGTTGTCGATCAAGCCAATCGAAACGAACAACAAGGAGAGCAAGAAAGAAACGAGAATCATAAGAACGAAAATGATGGCCGCAACAACGAGACCGTTAGGGGCTCGCGTCTCAGAAGACCGGTCTTTGTTTCGTTTGTTGGCGAACACGGAAAAATCAATTTCCACGCCGCTGAGAAATAGCAAATAAATGAAACCGAGCGTCGACAACGTTTGAATCCACACGTCTTTTTCGACGAGATCGAACCCCGTTTTCCCTATAATTAACCCGGCGATGATTTCTCCGACGACGACCGGGATGAATCGCAGCCGCATTCGATTCAGTAAAATCGGCGTGAGAAACGCCGCGATGACGACGACTAGAAGTGACACGAACGACGCCTGTGTATGTTCCATTGACGACCTCCTTCATGTTTCGTTCCGGCGAACCGGAATCGGTCTTTTTACAAGACTACTTGATCGTCGGATGCCGGTCAATCGAAAAACCCTATGTTAAATAGCTCATAAAGAACGTCGCAATGCTGAAATAGATGAGCATGCTGATCAGATCGCTGATCGTCGAAATGAACGGACCGGAAGCGACCGCGGGATCCACCTTGAGTTTATGCATCAGAAGCGGCACAAATGCGCCGGCAATCGTAGCGACAAACAACGAACACATCAACGAAAATCCGACGATCACCCCTAGCAGCCATTGTCCTTCGATCACAGCGACAATTAATGATAAAACAAGTCCGCAAACACTTCCGATGATGAGCCCGGTTCCAACCTCTTGCATAAACAACTTCACCCGGCTCAAATCATTAAAATCCCCCGTTGCGATCCCGCGAACGACGACGGCGAGCGCCTGGGTACCGCTGTTTCCCGATGTACCGGAAATAACGGGAATGAACGCCGCCAAAACGGCCACTTGATTCAAGGTCGATTGAAATTGGCTGATGAGTGTTGCGGTCACCATGCCGAGAAACAGCAAGATGATTAACCAGGGCAGCCGCTTTTTCGCGGTAATAAACGGATTGCGGTTGAATTCGACATCCGCAATGCCGGCGAACTTCGAATAATCTTCTTCCGCTTCTTCATCAATAACGTCCACGATGTCATCGACAGTAATGATCCCAAGCAAATGATTTTGAAAATCAACGACCGGCAAGGCAAGAAAATCGTAGTCGCGCATAATTTGCGCAGCTTCCTCTTGGTCCGCCCCGACGGAGATTGAAACTACCCGTTCGTTCATGATGTCTTTAATTCGTGTCCCATCATCGGCAATGATTAAGTCGCGCAGCGAAATGACGCCTTTCAAACGTTTCTCTTCATCAACGACGAACACGTAATAAATCGTCTCCGCGTCGGGGGCTTCTTTTTTCAAAATCCGCATCGCTTCGGCCACCGTTTGATAATCGCGGATCGCGACGAACTCCGTCGTCATGATGCTTCCGGCAGTTTCTTCCTGATAATGAAGCAATTCGCGAATTTCTTTCGACGAATCGTCTTCCATCAACGTTAAATAACTGGCCACTTGATCCGCTTCCAAATCATTCAACACGTCTACCGCGTCGTCCGCATACATATCGGCCAGCATGTCGGCCGCATACCTCGGTTCCATTTCGGAAATGTAGTTTTCGCGATCCTCATCCTCGACGTTGTCGAACAAATCCGCCATTTCCTCCGGAGACAAGTACGTGTAGAGCCGCAATCGCTTCTCTCGTTCAAGTGAAAAAACGTACTTCGCCTGCTCATACGAATGCAGTTCCCCGAAAAGTTCGCGAAACGTGTCGATGTTGTCGGCTTCGACGACTTCATCAAGCCGGCGGTAAAGCTCTTCGTTTCGATCGCGTCCGTTATTCATCGATTTCCCTCCCCCGCGTTTCCTGAAAAAAAGTAGTTCTGTGACGACCCTACATTATGATAAGATGGTAATGGTTTCTCGAATAGAAGGTGGATATTCATGGACAAAGACAATAATTCTACCCTGCAACAACTAGACTATACCTTATTATTTATTATCTTTCTATTGTTATGTGTAAGTCTCATCTCTATCTATTTGGCCACTGGATCGGGCCATTTAGTTTTGATGCAGTTCATCTGGTACATGATCGGCGGCATTGCGATCACCGGAATCATGTTGGTCGACTTTGACCGCTTTCGCCATATCGCTTGGTATTTATACGGTTTCGGCATTTTGCTGCTGATTCCGTTGTTTTTGGCTTCCAAAGGACTCTTGCCAAGTTGTGAACAAGGGTGTTTCATCGTTACCGAAAACGGGGCCACAAGCTGGTATTATGTTCCCGGCGCAGGAACGGTTCAACCATCCGAGTTTTTCAAAATCTTTCTCATCGTTGCTTTAGGGCATTTAACGGTTTCTCATCATGAAAAACATCCGGAAAAAACGTTGCGCGACGATCTTAAGCTGCTCGGCAAAATTATCGGCGTTTCTGCCGTGCCGCTCGGGTTAGTTGCCTTGCAACCCGACCTTGGAACAGCATCCGTACTGGCTTCGATCATGGGCAGCTTGCTTGTCATTTCCGGCATTCGATGGCGCATTTTATCGGCGGCGTTTTTGATCGGGGTTTTGTTTATCGCGGTAAACATCTTGTTGTACATTTATTTCCCGGAACATGCTTTGTTGAAAGACTACCAGATGGACCGAATTAATGCATGGCTGCATCCGGAAAACTATTCCGGAGGGGATGCCTATCAACTAAAGCAATCGCTGCAGGCGATCGGAACCGGGCAATTGTACGGTACTTGGCCGAATGAAACAGGGGTTTTCGTCCCAGTTGCCTATGCAGACTTTATCTTTTCGATCATCGCAGAAAAATTCGGCTTTCTAGGTGCGAGCGTCGTAATTTCGCTATTCTTCTTGCTGATTTACAGGATGATTCTCACTGCACTCGAAATCCACGACCGATTTGGCAGTTACTTGTGTGCAGGCGTAATCGGCATGATTACCTTTCAAGTGTTTCAAAACATCGGCATGACCATCCAAGTATTGCCGATCACTGGTCTTCCATTGCCATTTATCAGCTACGGCGGAAGTTCGCTTTTAACGTGTATGATTGCCGTCGGAATTGTGTTGAATGTGCGGTCGCGAAAACGAACATACATGTTTGAATAAAAAAAAGGTGTTGCCCAACGTTGGATCGGGCAACACCTTTTCTAATCCGTAATGAACGACTCTTTCACGCGTTTCCAAAACGGAAACGGCCGGAAACGGGCAAAGCGGACTTTCTCGCGTGCCACACGGCATTGAATGGATTTCACCTTTTCATGCAGCAAAAACAAATGATCGATCGTAATGTTGAAATTCACGTCGTTGACCGGTTTTAACAAACACGTATGATGCTGCGGCAGCACGAGGGGGGAACCGATCGTACGAAACACGCGGTTGTTGATCGATGCCATTTCCGCCAACTGGATTGAAGCCAGTGACGGATGGATGATCGCACCTCCGAGTGCTTTATTGTATGCGGTACTCCCCGACGGAGTCGACAAACAGAGGCCATCACCGCGGAACGTTTCGAAAGGTTCCCCTTTAATTTCCACTTCCATTTCCAACGAGCCCTCTGTCGCTTTCACCGTACATTCATTCATCGCCAAATATCGATTCTCCTCTGCTCCGTCAATGTATCGAACGGTGACTTCAAGCAACGGATAGTCGACGATTTGAAACGGCGTCTTCGCTAAATGAATGACGAGTTTGTCCACTTCTTCCGGCATCCAATCGGCGTAAAATCCGAGATGCCCGGTATGCACGCCGACAAATGCTGTATCCGCAAGACGATTTTTATAACGATGGAAAGCGTGAAGGAGTGTTCCATCTCCGCCAACCGAAATGACCACGTCCGGTTCTTGCTCGTCATAGACAAGATCAAATTCTTTCAGTTCGCGCGCAATTTTTTTTCCTAGCTCGTGCGACGTACGATCGCCTTTTTCTTGAATCGCGAATTTCATGGGAATCTCCTTCTGCTGCTGTCATGTCTTTGGTCTTTTTTTTGTTCGAATGTAACTTGCGGCTCTCTCACTTCATCCCTGATTTTCGACATTTCTTCGTCCAATCGAAAAGCCGCTTCCGCGGCCCGTTGCAACCTCAGTTGGATTTGTTCAGGAATTTGTCCCGAGTATTTGTAATTTAATGAATGCTCGATCGTCGCCCAGAAATTCATCGCCAATGTTCGCACTTGAATTTCCACAAGAATGTGTTTAACACCGCTGATCGTTTGCACGGGATAACGAACGACGAAATGATAAGAGCGATATCCGCTGTCTTTCTTGCGAGCGACATAATCTTTTTCTTCTACCACGGTAAAGTCGGTCCGGTTGCGAATTAACTCGATCACAACGGAAATATCGTCGACGAATTGACACATAATGCGAATGCCAGCAATATCCTGCATTTCTTTCTCGATCTCGTCGATCGCGATACCTTTCCGTTTTGCCTTGTCAAGAATGCTGGCGACAGGCTTTACCCTCGCCGTGACGAATTCGATCGGTGAATGTTCATTTGTGTACGCATATTGATCGCGAACCGCTTTCCACTTGATTTTCAATTCATCAACCGCTTGTTTATACGGGGCCAATAAATAATCCCAGTCCATGCCTCGTCATTCCTCCTCCCGTCGGGAACGGCAAGATCTTCCTTAAGTTTACCATAAACGGCCGCTGTTTTTTAGCAGCATGCACGATTGGGGTTTCCCGACAGTTTTGATACGATAAGAACAGAAAGAAGGGATCGTATGAACCAAGAAATC
The Bacillales bacterium genome window above contains:
- a CDS encoding CotS family spore coat protein, with amino-acid sequence MTKRYPKLKTVGPFHIYGEVKSIDLSKANEEVLNRYSQETAGTNATLNGDEGKSDEQPELTPEMREQLEVLGNEIIKQWSLPVERIELIQGGQMALVWKVMTNEGPFCLKRINRPEKKALFSIHAQHFLAGKGANVPRIIKTKDDELYAKHGPFLFVVYEWIEGRPFDLNVNEEMEWMMKGLAHYHLDSEGYHPPEGVPAASKLGQWPRHYMKRIQQMKAWKLIAEQQPDDPFSIKYMETADDAVASGRSVLSQLQNSHYHDWVAEKRKAPTLCHQDYGTGNTLLRNGEVWVIDLDTTAYDLPVRDLRKLIIPMMTDDGGWRDDLFDLMLNAYESVHPLTDEQKRVMYIDMMFPYELYDVIRDKYSLKNDAALTELEEAFAFEALKEEKLKRKLTELS
- a CDS encoding hydrolase; amino-acid sequence: MEQRPYYIKIETGEIHSDPTISEWEFQIEATEDDVEQLRRLMEKIDNDSFHTFWRAHVPYPYHQDEENHQYEDTLARIYRMIYDHGDEKAKAFIESIGILK
- the fabI gene encoding enoyl-ACP reductase FabI translates to MQLSLEGRTYVVMGVANKRSIAWGISQALSNAGARLIFTYAGERFEKNVKSLADELDRDDSLFYSCDVTSDEDIDRTFSEIKEEVGKVDGLAHCIAFAKTDELKGEYMNTTRDGYLLAQNISSYSLTAVAKAIHEKELFSEHASIVTMTYLGGERVVKNYNVMGVAKAALDASVKYLANDLGKYGVRVNAISAGPIRTLSAKGIGDFNSVLKKIEEESPLRRTISQEDVGHTALFLMSDLSSGITGEIIHVDAGFNILGL
- a CDS encoding monovalent cation:proton antiporter family protein; protein product: MEHTQASFVSLLVVVIAAFLTPILLNRMRLRFIPVVVGEIIAGLIIGKTGFDLVEKDVWIQTLSTLGFIYLLFLSGVEIDFSVFANKRNKDRSSETRAPNGLVVAAIIFVLMILVSFLLSLLFVSIGLIDNVYLMTLIIATISLGIVVPTIKDMGIVKTGIGQLILLITVLGDLMTMILLAVFVSFFSAKSGETWFLLILFAAGVLLYFIGKYFRHQSFLETMTKGTIHLDTRAVFALIIVLVALSNSLGVEIILGSFLAGALVSLLSPNPAMVQRLDSFGYGFLIPIFFVMVGVKLDLWSLFSSDKVLLLMPMLLVAFFAAKILPALILKKWYGWKTAYSIGFLVAAKLTLVIAAVRVGQDLKIVSNDLASAVILVAVISCIIGPIVFKKLFPESEIMPKKTKVVFIGANPVTLPLTLELDNDHFDTTVYHCRKDQWSGARNGESSFTIQELPSYDPDALEQAGAFDADIFVASTNNDANNTLMAERAKELVAGRVIARVESTELSGTLRNQGIEVFSSLFSTKAILKAMVESPSVVEILTTKENGLYQIEMNNHDYAGTKLREFPYMGDTIIVRIFRDNNSIVPHGDTSFEMGDRLIVSGSKIHVDQLQELLA
- the mgtE gene encoding magnesium transporter, coding for MNNGRDRNEELYRRLDEVVEADNIDTFRELFGELHSYEQAKYVFSLEREKRLRLYTYLSPEEMADLFDNVEDEDRENYISEMEPRYAADMLADMYADDAVDVLNDLEADQVASYLTLMEDDSSKEIRELLHYQEETAGSIMTTEFVAIRDYQTVAEAMRILKKEAPDAETIYYVFVVDEEKRLKGVISLRDLIIADDGTRIKDIMNERVVSISVGADQEEAAQIMRDYDFLALPVVDFQNHLLGIITVDDIVDVIDEEAEEDYSKFAGIADVEFNRNPFITAKKRLPWLIILLFLGMVTATLISQFQSTLNQVAVLAAFIPVISGTSGNSGTQALAVVVRGIATGDFNDLSRVKLFMQEVGTGLIIGSVCGLVLSLIVAVIEGQWLLGVIVGFSLMCSLFVATIAGAFVPLLMHKLKVDPAVASGPFISTISDLISMLIYFSIATFFMSYLT
- a CDS encoding FtsW/RodA/SpoVE family cell cycle protein — translated: MDKDNNSTLQQLDYTLLFIIFLLLCVSLISIYLATGSGHLVLMQFIWYMIGGIAITGIMLVDFDRFRHIAWYLYGFGILLLIPLFLASKGLLPSCEQGCFIVTENGATSWYYVPGAGTVQPSEFFKIFLIVALGHLTVSHHEKHPEKTLRDDLKLLGKIIGVSAVPLGLVALQPDLGTASVLASIMGSLLVISGIRWRILSAAFLIGVLFIAVNILLYIYFPEHALLKDYQMDRINAWLHPENYSGGDAYQLKQSLQAIGTGQLYGTWPNETGVFVPVAYADFIFSIIAEKFGFLGASVVISLFFLLIYRMILTALEIHDRFGSYLCAGVIGMITFQVFQNIGMTIQVLPITGLPLPFISYGGSSLLTCMIAVGIVLNVRSRKRTYMFE
- a CDS encoding NAD kinase, giving the protein MKFAIQEKGDRTSHELGKKIARELKEFDLVYDEQEPDVVISVGGDGTLLHAFHRYKNRLADTAFVGVHTGHLGFYADWMPEEVDKLVIHLAKTPFQIVDYPLLEVTVRYIDGAEENRYLAMNECTVKATEGSLEMEVEIKGEPFETFRGDGLCLSTPSGSTAYNKALGGAIIHPSLASIQLAEMASINNRVFRTIGSPLVLPQHHTCLLKPVNDVNFNITIDHLFLLHEKVKSIQCRVAREKVRFARFRPFPFWKRVKESFITD
- a CDS encoding GTP pyrophosphokinase family protein, which translates into the protein MDWDYLLAPYKQAVDELKIKWKAVRDQYAYTNEHSPIEFVTARVKPVASILDKAKRKGIAIDEIEKEMQDIAGIRIMCQFVDDISVVIELIRNRTDFTVVEEKDYVARKKDSGYRSYHFVVRYPVQTISGVKHILVEIQVRTLAMNFWATIEHSLNYKYSGQIPEQIQLRLQRAAEAAFRLDEEMSKIRDEVREPQVTFEQKKDQRHDSSRRRFP